A single Dunckerocampus dactyliophorus isolate RoL2022-P2 chromosome 2, RoL_Ddac_1.1, whole genome shotgun sequence DNA region contains:
- the pcyt1aa gene encoding choline-phosphate cytidylyltransferase A, translating to MQSTSVPALVSRKRKRDVSNVDNEVAERTGKIPRCTVGLKHPAPFADELVPADDQPYERVNMEEAKEGTHPDRPVRVYADGIFDVFHSGHARALMQAKCLFPNTHLIVGVCSDDLTHKYKGFTVMNEDERYDAIRHCRYVDEVVRNAPWTLTPEFLAKHRIDFVAHDDIPYSSAGSDDVYKHIKEAGMFAPTQRTEGISTSDIITRIVRDYDVYVRRNLQRGYTAKELNVSFINEKKYHLQERVDKVKRKVRDVEEKSKEFVLKVEEKSIDLIQKWEEKSREFIGNFLQMFGPEGALKHMLKEGKGRMLQAISPRQSPSSSPAREERSPSPTFRLPFFNKTSPPPSPPPHHSGTRGYLVSDDDDDDDDN from the exons ATGCAAAGCACCAGCGTGCCGGCGCTTGTGTCCCGAAAGAGGAAGCGGGACGTCTCCAATGTCGACAACGAGGTGGCAGAGAGGACTGGGAAAATCCCCAGATGCACTGTG GGGTTGAAGCACCCTGCACCTTTCGCTGATGAGCTTGTGCCAGCTGATGATCAGCCGTACGAGAGAGTCAACATGGAGGAGGCCAAAGAGGGAACACATC ctgaCAGGCCAGTGCGAGTGTATGCGGATGGCATCTTTGATGTTTTCCACTCAGGACACGCCAGGGCTCTTATGCAGGCGAAATGTCTTTTCCCAAATACACACCTCATAGTTGGAG TGTGCAGTGATGACCTGACACACAAGTACAAGGGCTTCACAGTCATGAACGAAGACGAGCGCTACGATGCCATCCGACACTGTCGCTACGTTGACGAAGTGGTGCGGAACGCTCCCTGGACGCTAACGCCAGAGTTCCTCGCCAAACATCGC ATTGACTTTGTGGCCCATGATGACATCCCATACTCCTCAGCGGGCAGTGACGACGTGTACAAGCACATCAAGGAAGCAG GAATGTTTGCTCCCACCCAGCGGACTGAGGGCATCTCCACCTCTGACATCATCACACGCATCGTCCGTGATTATGACGTGTACGTCAGGCGCAACCTGCAGAGGGGCTACACGGCCAAGGAGCTCAACGTTAGCTTCATCAAT GAGAAGAAGTACCACCTGCAGGAGCGTGTGGACAAGGTGAAGAGGAAGGTACGAGACGTGGAGGAGAAGAGCAAAGAATTTGTCCTCAAGGTGGAGGAGAAGAGCATCGACCTCATCCAGAAGTGGGAGGAGAAGTCCAGGGAGTTCATTGGCAACTTCCTGCAGATGTTTGGACCTGAGGGAGCACTG AAGCACATGCTGAAGGAGGGCAAAGGTCGCATGCTGCAGGCCATTAGCCCCCGCCAAAGCCCCAGCAGCAGCCCCGCCCGCGAGGAGCGCTCGCCCTCGCCCACCTTCCGTCTGCCCTTTTTCAACAAGACCTCCCCGCCCCCCTCGCCTCCGCCTCACCACAGCGGGACACGAGGCTACCTCGTCAGCGACGACGACGATGACGACGACGACAACTAA